One part of the Cystobacter ferrugineus genome encodes these proteins:
- a CDS encoding tetratricopeptide repeat protein produces MHPLHSMGRTLLSLGRGLAVTTLAFTAACATTSTVKSTPVAAAPEAPVPVQVEAPPAPPPAPADSPAAKARERFAEAVAAFDAGDYARAEEGFQEVLHRAPQSLNAQFNLGVIAERQGRLAEAQAAYEKVRFLDQGHVPTLLNLGRLYRMQGKFADAIALYEAGLKTPGRDMEPSLLNNLSVAYRLAGKLPQAEASARRVLSRHPDDAEAYKNLALVYYEQGRYRLAETVLVNARKLAEKDPGIPNNLGMVYLKLEDRPRALAQFQKAVSLDERFAPGYVNLGALALAWRDYAGAERAFTKAVELEPESHEAWLSYAYALDGQKGRDAKKGLLAGEAFEKVLALRADSPEALCGAGWAYAVDRAGWDKAEGFLQRCQAAATTSAQDKQMIAAKLQGIAAMRKSSAPAAPAEDGSSSPSAVGGSGALQGGSPGEQAAPEGTPAQDAAPAAQTEGSESPAEAPKAE; encoded by the coding sequence CGCCGCCCCCGAGGCCCCGGTGCCCGTCCAGGTCGAGGCCCCGCCCGCGCCGCCTCCGGCCCCCGCGGACTCTCCGGCCGCCAAGGCCCGCGAGCGCTTCGCCGAGGCCGTGGCCGCCTTCGACGCCGGGGACTACGCCCGCGCCGAGGAGGGCTTCCAGGAGGTGCTCCACCGCGCCCCGCAGAGCCTCAATGCCCAGTTCAACCTGGGCGTCATCGCCGAGCGCCAGGGCCGGCTCGCCGAGGCCCAGGCCGCCTACGAGAAGGTGCGCTTCCTCGATCAGGGCCACGTGCCCACGCTGCTCAACCTGGGCCGCCTCTACCGCATGCAGGGCAAGTTCGCCGACGCCATCGCCCTCTACGAGGCCGGGTTGAAGACGCCGGGGCGCGACATGGAGCCCTCGCTGCTCAACAACCTCTCGGTCGCCTACCGGCTCGCGGGCAAGCTGCCCCAGGCCGAGGCCTCCGCGCGCCGCGTGCTCTCCCGTCACCCGGACGACGCCGAGGCCTACAAGAACCTCGCGCTCGTCTACTACGAGCAGGGCCGCTACCGGCTCGCCGAGACGGTGCTCGTCAACGCGCGCAAGCTCGCCGAGAAGGATCCCGGCATCCCCAACAACCTCGGCATGGTCTACCTCAAGCTCGAGGACCGGCCCCGCGCGCTCGCCCAGTTCCAGAAGGCGGTGTCGCTCGATGAGCGCTTCGCCCCAGGCTACGTCAACCTGGGTGCCCTGGCGCTCGCCTGGCGCGACTACGCGGGCGCCGAGCGCGCCTTCACCAAGGCCGTGGAGCTGGAGCCCGAGTCGCACGAGGCCTGGCTGTCCTATGCCTACGCGCTGGACGGACAGAAGGGCCGGGACGCGAAGAAGGGCCTCCTGGCTGGCGAGGCCTTCGAGAAGGTGCTCGCGCTGCGCGCCGACTCGCCCGAGGCCCTCTGCGGCGCGGGCTGGGCCTACGCGGTGGATCGCGCCGGCTGGGACAAGGCCGAGGGCTTCCTCCAGCGCTGCCAGGCGGCGGCGACCACGAGCGCGCAGGACAAGCAGATGATCGCCGCGAAGCTCCAGGGCATCGCCGCCATGCGCAAGAGCAGTGCGCCCGCGGCCCCGGCCGAGGATGGGTCCTCGTCGCCCTCCGCCGTGGGCGGCAGTGGCGCGCTGCAGGGAGGCTCGCCCGGTGAGCAGGCTGCCCCGGAGGGCACCCCCGCGCAGGACGCCGCGCCTGCCGCGCAGACCGAGGGCTCGGAGTCTCCGGCCGAGGCGCCGAAGGCCGAATAA